CGGAGGTTCCTGCTCTCTCGCCGGAGCCCCTGGCCGCCGTGCCCCCCGAGGCTTCAGGTCTCAGCACGCCTCCGCTGGAATCTGCGCCGTCCGCCGACGTCCTGCCGGACCCCAGCACGCCGGAGGGGCTGTTGAAGTACCTCCAGACGCAGTTCAGCGGCGCGGTGGGACAGCAGATCGGCGCGCTGGCCGGGTACGGAGGCGGCGCCAAGCGGCAGGCCGCGCTGGCCGCGTTGCCGGTGGTGCTGGCCGCGCTGGCGGGCAAGGCGCAGGCCGGGGGCAACCTGGACACGCTGGCGCGTCCCTTCGCGCCGTTGACCTCCGGCAGCGGGCAGATCGATACGGCGCTGCTGGACAGCCCGGTCGAGGTGGCGCGCATCGAGGGCCAGGGCCGCGGCCTGCTGCCCTCGCTGTTCGGGGATGTCAATGCAGTGACCGGGCGGCTGGGCAGCGCACTGGGCGGCAGTGGCGACAGCTCGCGCCGCCTTCTGGCCCTGCTGACCCCGCTGGTCCTGTCGGTTCTGGGCAGCGCCCGCCCGAACGGACTGGGGGCCGTTCCCTGGGCGGGCCTGGCCGAAGGCCTGAAGGGGGCGCTGCCTTCCGGCTTCTCCAGCCTGGGCGTGCTGATCGGCAGCCTGGTGTCCGGAACGCCGCTGCCCGGCGCGGTCCCTGCGGCGGTGCCCCTCCCCCGTGCGGCCCCCGCAGCGGCCCCGGCCAGACCCTCGCCCCTCAAGCCGGCCCGCCCGGCCCGCTTCGAGACGCCCGCGCCGCCTCCGCCCCCACCCGCCCGCAGGCGCGGGGGCTTTCCGCTGTGGCTGCTTCCGCTGCTGCTCCTGCTGCTGCTGGGCGGCTGCTGGGTGTTGCAAAACCGTGCGCCCACCACGCCCACACCGGTCCCGGGCGACTCCTCCAGCGGAACCACCGGAACCGGGGGCATGCCTGGTATGCCGGTACAGACGGTCTTCACGGCCCCCGAGAGCGGCGCGGCGGTTCCGGCAGGCGGCTTCACCCTGCGCGGTACCGGTCCCGTCGGGGAAACCCTGACGGTGCTGCTGGGCGACCGCCAGATCGGAAGCCCGACCGTTGGCCCGGACGGAACCTGGAGCCTGGACGTGGCAGACGACACACCCACAGGGCCGCAGACCTACACGCTCCGAAACGCGGCGGGTGGGGAAATGGCCGCGCTGAATGTTGTGGTGGGGGCAACGGACGCTGAGGGGGCCGACACCGCACCCGCTGCATCGGGCGGTGCAGACACGGGCGGGGCCGAGACCGACGGGGCAGGCCCCACCGCGCCGGAGGCCACCACCCCGGAAGGCGCGGCACCAGCCCCGTCAGGAGCCGCTGACGGCGCGGCGGGCGTGACCGTCGACAGCCCGGCCCGTGGCGCACAGGTGTCCGGCGCAGGCTTCACGCTGTCGGGCACCGGCACGGCGGGCCAGAGCTTCGAGGTGCTGGAGGACGGCGTCAGCATCGGCCGCTTCACCGTGGGCAAGGACGGCACCTGGACCCGTCCGGTGCCTGCTCCCGGTGAGGGCGAGAAAACCTACGCGATCCGCTCGGCGGCAGGCGATGAGGTGGCCTCGGTGCCGGTTGTGGTTGGGGCCGCCCCCACCGGTGCCCGGGGCACGTCCTGCACGCAGCCCCTGAGCGTCAGCCTGCAAGACGGCGAGACCGTCACCGCCCCCTACCGCTTCGGCGGCGAGGGCCGCGGCCGCGCCTACCTGGTGACCGTCAAGCGCGGCGACCGCACTGTCGGGCGCAGGACCGTGCGGGTGGGCGCAGGCTGCACCTGGAGCTTTACCAGCAATCCCGGTGTCCGGGACGGCCAGGCCGCTAGCGTCACCTACGAGATTCGCCCGGCCAACGCCAGTGCCAGCGACGAGCCCGGCGCCCGCCTGACCCTGAACGTCCGCTAGCGCTCTGGGCCGCAGGCAAATCAGAGGTCCGTCCCCCCACCGGGTAGACGGACCTCTGGTCTTTGTGCCGCGTTGCCAGCAGGCTCTAGCTCAGCACAGCCTCGCCACGCACCTGGCCTCGGTGGGCCAGATACCACGCCACGGTGCTGCGCAGCCCGTCTTCCAGGGCAATGCGGTGGTGCCAGCCAAGCGCGTGGATGCGGCTGACATCCGTGATCTTGCGCGGCGTGCCGTCGGGCTTGCTGGCATCGAAGGCCAGTTCGCCGGGATACCCCACCACGGCCCGGATCTGCTCGGCCACCTCGCGGATGCTCAGGTCCTGGCCGGTGCCCACGTTGATCGGCCCCGGCTCAGAGACGTGCTGCATCAGGAACAGGCAGGCGTCGGCCAGATCGTCAACGTGCAGAAACTCGCGCAACGGTTTTCCGCTGCCCCACACGCTGACGGTGGGGGTGCGGGCCTCGCGGGCGTCCACCATCTTGCGGATCAACGCCGGCAGCACGTGGCTGCCCATCAGGTCGAAGTTGTCGCCCGGCCCGTAGAGGTTGGTGGGCATGGCCGAGATAAAATCCGAGCCGTACTGCGCGCGGTACTGGTCGCACAGCTCTATGGCCGCGATCTTGGCCACCGCGTAGGCGCGGTTGGTCTCTTCCAGCGGGCCGGTCAGCAGGGCGTCCTCGCGCAGCGGCTGCGCCGCGTCACGCGGGTAGATGCAGGTGGACCCCAGGTTCAGCAGCTTGCAAACGCCGGTCACGTGGGCCGCGTGGATCACGTTGGCCGCGATCATCAGGTTGTCGTACAGGAACTCGGCGGGGCGGGTGCTGTTGGCGTGAATGCCCCCCACCTTGGCCGCGGCCAGGAACACGTACTGCGGACGCTCGGCCTCAAAGAAAGCCTGCACCGCGGCCTGATCGCGCAGGTCCAGCTCACGGCTGCCCCGCGTGACGATGTCCGTGAAGCCGTCGGCCTTCAGGCGGCGGAGCAGCGCGCCGCCCACCAGCCCGCCGTGCCCGGCCACGTAGATGCGGTCCGTGAGGCGCATCAGAATGCTCCGGCTCCCTTCAGCGCCACCGTGTGGCCCGCCTCACGCAGGGTCCGCTCCTGGCGGGCCAGTTCCATGTCGTGCTCCACCATCTCGCGCACCAGTTCCTCGAAGGTGGTCTTGGGGGTCCAGCCCAGCTTCTCGCGGGTCTCGGCGGCGTCACCCAGCAGGTAATCCACCTCGGCGGGGCGGAAGTAGCGGGGATCGATCTCCACGTAGTCCTCGTGGTTCAGCCCCGCCAGCCCGAAGGCCCGCTCGGCGAACTCACGCACGCTGTACGCCTCGCCGGTGGCAATGCAGTAGTCGCGCGGGGCGTCCTGCTGCAGCATCATCCACATGGCTTCCACGTAGTCGCGGGCGTGGCCCCAGTCGCGCTTGGCGTCCAGGTTGCCCAGGTACAGCTTCTTTTGCAGGCCCATCTTGATGCGGCCCACCGCGCGGGTGATCTTGCGGGTCACGAAGGTCTCGCCGCGCCGGGGGCTCTCGTGGTTGAACAGAATGCCGTTGCAGGCGTACAGGTCATAGGCCTCGCGGTGGTTGACGGTCTGCCAGTACGCATAGACCTTGGCCACCGCGTAAGGGCTGCGCGGGTGAAACGGGGTGTGCAGGCCCTGCGGGGGCGCGGCCGCGCCGAACATCTCGCTGCTGGACGCCTGGTAAAAGCGCATGGGGTTGCCGGTGCGCCCGCCCACGTCGCGAATGGCTTCCAGCAGTCTCAACGCGCCCAGGCCGGTCACGTCGGCGGTGTACTCGGCCTGGTCGTAACTGACCTTGACGTGCGACTGCGCGCCCAGGTTGTAGACCTCGTCCGGCTGCACCTTTTCCAGTAACGCCCGTACGCCCGAGGCGTCGGCCAGATCTCCGTAGTGCAGGAACAGCCGCGCGGCCGGATCATGGGGATCGTGGTACAGGTGATCGATGCGCTCGGTGTTGAAGGTGCTGGCCCGGCGAATCACGCCGTGAACCTCGTAACCCTTGTCCAGCAGCAGCTCGGTCAGGTAACTGCCGTCTTGTCCCGTAATGCCTGTGATCAACGCTTTTTTCATATGTCATCCTTCGTGCCGCGCCCGGCTGCGGACTGCCGCCGCCACTCTACCGGGCGCGTTGCCCATTATGTTCGGCCAGCGTGACCGAGGCTGCGTTTCAGAACCGTAAACACCCTGTAAGTTCCCTGCCAGACCCCGCCGTCTAGGCTGGGGGCCGGTGCGGGACCCTGCGTCTCGTGCCGGAGCGGACGCCGCGTGGCAACACGCCGGACCTCGTCGCTGCCAGGCTGCCAGGAGCGGCCAATCTGATTTCAGGCTGACGGCAAATGAGGCGAGGTTCACAGAAGTTTATCTTCGCGGCGGTTCCGGACTACAGAATAAGAACATTGCACGCCAGCAACCAGCAGGCGTCCCAGTTCTCACCCTCCTCCTTTCCGTGCCGCCCTGCGACCGGCACTGCCCGCACGATGATCGGCCCACGTTGATCGCCCCGCACGGAGTCTAGTCATGCTTACCGTACATCTGCTGGGACACGCCCACGTGACCTACAACAACCGCCCGGTGCCGCTGTCGGCCAAGGCCGTGGCGCTGATCACGTACCTGACCATCGAGAAGCTGCCGCAGCACCGGGAGCGGCTGGCCGATCTGCTGTGGAACACCCCGGAAGCCCGCAAGAACCTGCGGGTGGAACTGGCCCGTATCCGCTCCGCCGGGCTGAACCTGTTTCCGCTGAGCCGGCAACTGCTGTACCTGGAGAACGTCGAGACGGACCTGAACGGGTGGCTGATGGGCCTGGGCACCGACCTGGACCAGGCGGGGCTGGCGCAGTGGCTCTCGACCCTGCGCGGGGTGCCGCTCAGCGGGCTGGAGGATCTGGGCAGCCCCGCCTTTCAGGAGTGGATCGACCACCAGCGCTGGGTGCTGACCGAGCAGACCGAGGAGGTGCTGGGCCGGGCGTATGGCCGGTTCCAGCGCAGCGGCAAGGTCTGGGCCACCCGCGCCATCGCCGCGCGTGCCGAGGCGCTGGGTTTTGTCCACCCCGGCGAGCTACTGGAGGACGGGGAACTGGATGCGGACCTGTCCACGCGCCCCGGCAGAACCGGTGTCCCTGGCGAAATGCCGGAACCTGATCTGGCGTCCGGGATGGGTCTGGATCCCGGGCCGGACACAGCCCAGGGCCTTGCTTTCGCCCAGTCCCCCACCGCCCCCGCCCTGGAAGGGCCGCTGCACTTCAGCGCCCCGGACCGCGAGGCGGCGCTGCGGCTCAGCATGGAGCGGGCCGCACAGGCGCCGCAGGTGGTGGTGCTGCACGGCCCCACCGGCAGCGGCAAGTCTTACGGCGCCGAACGCGCACTCGCAGACCAGCAGTGGCTGACGCTGCGGGTCAGCAACAGCCGGGCCGGGCGCCTGATCCTGGCGACGCTGGCCCAGTCGCTGCTGGCCCTGCCGTTTCTGGCCCCGCCCGACAGCGCCGCCCCCACCGACGCCGAGCCGGAGACCGGAGCAGAGTCCCACACGCCCTCGGGCGCCCAGACCCTCCAGAGCGTGCTGCTGCGGCCCGGCAGCCTGGAAGAGGACGTCGTCAAGGTGGCAACCGTGCTGGCCACCCTGCCGCAGCCGCTGGCGATTGTTCTCGATCACGCCCACAACGGGCCGGTCGAGCTGGCCTCGCTACTGGAATTCATGCTGAATGTTCCGGCAGCCGGTCCCCGCGCCCTGGTGATGCTCAGCCGCACACCACCCTCGCAGGCGCCACTGTGCCGCGCCCTGCTGCGCCGCTTCGGCGCGGCGCAGAGCCTGGTGCTGGAAGTGACGCCGCTGTCGCCGGGCAGCGTGGCGCAGGCACTCAGAACGCGCGAGGTCTGGCGTGACCCCGGCGCGGCGGACACGGACCTGCACGCGCAGGCCGCCGTGCTGCTGCAACGCAGCGGCGGCAATCCGCAGCATCTGCTGGCCCTGCTGGAGCAGGCCGCACCGGCCCCGTTTGAACAGGCGCTGACCGCCAGCGCGGCCGGGGAACACATACCCGGCAGCCGCCTACCCAGCGCCATGCGCGACACCTACCTGGGAGAAATTGACGGCTGGTCCGCTCCGCTGCGCGAGGCCCTGGGCAGCCTGAGCGTGATTCAGGGCGATTTCAGCTTCACGCTGGTGGGGTCCCTGCCGGACGCGGCGCGTGCGGGCCTTCCTCCAGCGGCGCTGCTGCGCGAGGCCCTGGAACGGCACGCCCTGGTGGAGGCCGGGCCGCCCGGCGCCCTGGCCTGGCCCGGTTTCGGTCCGGCCGATGCCGCCAGCCGGGGAGAGCCAACCTACCGTTTCCGCTCCGAGGGCCTGCGCGTTGCCCTGTCGGGCACGCTGCCCCAGTCCGAGCGCCAGGCCCTGCGGCTACATCTGGCCGGGGCGCTGGAGGCCACCCAGCCGGGGCTGGCGCTGTACTACGTCGCCCGTGCAGACGCCGAGCAGAACGCTGAGCGCCTGCGCCGGGCCTACCGCGCCCGCCTGCCTGCGGGCAGTCCGCTGCTGCGGTCCCTGTCGGGCAAGGTCCAGGCCGCCCACGCCACGCCCGGCGCCGCACATCCCCTGTCGGCCCCGGTC
This genomic interval from Deinococcus aerolatus contains the following:
- a CDS encoding GDP-L-fucose synthase family protein, which translates into the protein MRLTDRIYVAGHGGLVGGALLRRLKADGFTDIVTRGSRELDLRDQAAVQAFFEAERPQYVFLAAAKVGGIHANSTRPAEFLYDNLMIAANVIHAAHVTGVCKLLNLGSTCIYPRDAAQPLREDALLTGPLEETNRAYAVAKIAAIELCDQYRAQYGSDFISAMPTNLYGPGDNFDLMGSHVLPALIRKMVDAREARTPTVSVWGSGKPLREFLHVDDLADACLFLMQHVSEPGPINVGTGQDLSIREVAEQIRAVVGYPGELAFDASKPDGTPRKITDVSRIHALGWHHRIALEDGLRSTVAWYLAHRGQVRGEAVLS
- a CDS encoding AAA family ATPase, translated to MLTVHLLGHAHVTYNNRPVPLSAKAVALITYLTIEKLPQHRERLADLLWNTPEARKNLRVELARIRSAGLNLFPLSRQLLYLENVETDLNGWLMGLGTDLDQAGLAQWLSTLRGVPLSGLEDLGSPAFQEWIDHQRWVLTEQTEEVLGRAYGRFQRSGKVWATRAIAARAEALGFVHPGELLEDGELDADLSTRPGRTGVPGEMPEPDLASGMGLDPGPDTAQGLAFAQSPTAPALEGPLHFSAPDREAALRLSMERAAQAPQVVVLHGPTGSGKSYGAERALADQQWLTLRVSNSRAGRLILATLAQSLLALPFLAPPDSAAPTDAEPETGAESHTPSGAQTLQSVLLRPGSLEEDVVKVATVLATLPQPLAIVLDHAHNGPVELASLLEFMLNVPAAGPRALVMLSRTPPSQAPLCRALLRRFGAAQSLVLEVTPLSPGSVAQALRTREVWRDPGAADTDLHAQAAVLLQRSGGNPQHLLALLEQAAPAPFEQALTASAAGEHIPGSRLPSAMRDTYLGEIDGWSAPLREALGSLSVIQGDFSFTLVGSLPDAARAGLPPAALLREALERHALVEAGPPGALAWPGFGPADAASRGEPTYRFRSEGLRVALSGTLPQSERQALRLHLAGALEATQPGLALYYVARADAEQNAERLRRAYRARLPAGSPLLRSLSGKVQAAHATPGAAHPLSAPVSSLLAPPRSPVTEPRRTQAGASAAVSSQGYLLAWEQGGWLSILSQGRYGHPHTLQVHLPLPAGPRGTTAVTVRIVWRLDVFHGGHELGPLQPSFPLRFCVPGADGACVLMPDAVTDYTEEGQRQQVHSGVTLGAWMQHELTFNLSGQVAERLELHVRALDLALTIGELSVNDRPLLPLAAGPERPGAVGTRKARGGVQTTPVHS
- a CDS encoding DUF937 domain-containing protein, yielding MSMNATDLIQSYFDPDAVARLAQAAGLDPETAGRALAAGLPLQLRALAAAAGTPEGEALIADAVEALPGFGSVGAALDEPGGAANLQQAGELLAPALLGDAAETLPAQVAAQTDADATGTQQLLQLALPLLLSALGQRGLKAGNVAPLLAGLGGLGKTGVATTETASPSVEAQAAESVTSRPVGLDKPVPEGTVRAVEVDQTVVPDAVVDQAPVPGTVGPEVAGPGAGVPEVPALSPEPLAAVPPEASGLSTPPLESAPSADVLPDPSTPEGLLKYLQTQFSGAVGQQIGALAGYGGGAKRQAALAALPVVLAALAGKAQAGGNLDTLARPFAPLTSGSGQIDTALLDSPVEVARIEGQGRGLLPSLFGDVNAVTGRLGSALGGSGDSSRRLLALLTPLVLSVLGSARPNGLGAVPWAGLAEGLKGALPSGFSSLGVLIGSLVSGTPLPGAVPAAVPLPRAAPAAAPARPSPLKPARPARFETPAPPPPPPARRRGGFPLWLLPLLLLLLLGGCWVLQNRAPTTPTPVPGDSSSGTTGTGGMPGMPVQTVFTAPESGAAVPAGGFTLRGTGPVGETLTVLLGDRQIGSPTVGPDGTWSLDVADDTPTGPQTYTLRNAAGGEMAALNVVVGATDAEGADTAPAASGGADTGGAETDGAGPTAPEATTPEGAAPAPSGAADGAAGVTVDSPARGAQVSGAGFTLSGTGTAGQSFEVLEDGVSIGRFTVGKDGTWTRPVPAPGEGEKTYAIRSAAGDEVASVPVVVGAAPTGARGTSCTQPLSVSLQDGETVTAPYRFGGEGRGRAYLVTVKRGDRTVGRRTVRVGAGCTWSFTSNPGVRDGQAASVTYEIRPANASASDEPGARLTLNVR
- the gmd gene encoding GDP-mannose 4,6-dehydratase encodes the protein MKKALITGITGQDGSYLTELLLDKGYEVHGVIRRASTFNTERIDHLYHDPHDPAARLFLHYGDLADASGVRALLEKVQPDEVYNLGAQSHVKVSYDQAEYTADVTGLGALRLLEAIRDVGGRTGNPMRFYQASSSEMFGAAAPPQGLHTPFHPRSPYAVAKVYAYWQTVNHREAYDLYACNGILFNHESPRRGETFVTRKITRAVGRIKMGLQKKLYLGNLDAKRDWGHARDYVEAMWMMLQQDAPRDYCIATGEAYSVREFAERAFGLAGLNHEDYVEIDPRYFRPAEVDYLLGDAAETREKLGWTPKTTFEELVREMVEHDMELARQERTLREAGHTVALKGAGAF